TTGTAAATGAGCGAGTTGACGCAGTTGGAGAGGGTGAAGTCTATGATGCGGTACTTGCCGCCGAAAGGCACCGCCGGTTTGGTGCGCTTGGCGGTCAGGACCCCCAACCGGTTGCCCCTGCCGCCCGCCAGTATCACCGCCAGCGTTCTAAGTGCCATGTCCGAAACCCTTCGAGGGTAAGGTGGCCGGTTTATCGCCTCCGAGGGCGACAGCCGCCCCGTGCTTCAGGTCGTAATCCGATACCAGGAGGTTTAACCTACGGCCCGGCCTACGCCCGTCGTCGCCCAGGTGCGCCAGGAGCGTCTCGAGGACCAGGGCCCCGGCGACGATAATCTCCGCGCGTCGCTCGTCGGTCGGCAGCAGCCGCTTACGTTCGGCGAGGGGAACACCCGCCAGGCGTTCGATGAGCGCCGCCAGGTCGCCCCGGCTCAACGGCGTGCCCTGGATGACCAGGGGCAGATACTCATTCAAGCCCAGGTGCAGCGCCGCCAGGGCGGTCGCCGTGCCGCCGGAAGCGACGACGGGTAAATCGTGGGTATCCATAGGCAACCGGCTGAACACGGCCCGGACACCATCCCTGAGCTCCCCCATCTCCCCGGGCGCGGGAGGGTCGGTGTGGAAATGACGGCCGGTGAGGTTTATCGCCCCCAGGGGGAAGGATCGGGTGAATAGGTTTAACCTACGGCTCGGCCTGCGCTCCCGACCGCCTTTTGGGGGCAAGGGGTTTAAACCCCTCGTCTCCTCACATCCCCACCAGGAAAACTCCGTGGATCCGCCCCCCACGTCCACGGCCAGATACACCCGCCCGTCCAGGTCCAGACAGCGTAGCCCTTCGTCCACCCCCACCCGTGTCAGCCAGGCCTCGTCGGGACCGGAGAGGAGCGTGAGCTCCACGCCCCAGCGGGATTTCAGCGCGTCCGCCAGAGTCTCGACGCCGGGCAGCTCGCGGGCGAAGTGGGTGGCGACGGCCAGGGTGCGGTTTACTCCCAGCTCACGCCCGCGTGCGATCGCCTCCCGTGTGGCCGCCAGCGTGTTTTCGACGGCCTCCATCGAAACACGGCCGTCCTCCCCCGGCCTGCCGAGCCCGGTCGAGCGCCCGCCGCTCTCCACGGGCCCCAACGGCGCGTCCGTCCCCCGCGAGTCCACCCGGTCCACCACGAGCCAGCGCAGGGAGTTGGAGCCGTAATCCAGAACGAGGATGCGGCTCATCGGTGAAATACCCGGGGAACGCTGGTCCCCGTCTGGGCCACCACGTCGGCCGCCGCCCAGGAGGCGAGCGCCGTCGTCTCCGCGGGTGTCAGGCCCGCGGCCAGGGCCAGCCCCAGCGCCGCGGTCACGGTGTCGCCGGCCCCGGTGTGGTCGCGGACCAAATGACGCGGGCAGAGAGCGGTGGTTTTCTCCACACCTCCGTCGTGGTAGAGCTCGAGGCCGTCGTCGCCGAGGGTCAGGCAGAGCCAGAGCAAACCGAGCTCGCGCCGGCAGCGATCGCAGAGTGCGCCCCAGTCGGAACCCTCCGAACCGACTGTGCTCCCCCAGAGGCGCACCTCCCGCGCGTTGGGCTTCAGGCAGGTCGCACCGGCCAGGTTTTCGAGGGGGTTGCGCGTATCGCCCGCCCAGGGCCGCCCCGATTCCCGCACCAGGGCTATCATTTCCGGAAAAACCGCGCCGTTGGAGTAGTCGGAGACGACCACGGCGTCGCTCCGCGGCAGCCTTTCACGGACCGCCTCCAGCAGCCGCCCCGCGGTGTCGCGGTCGAGCGGCGACCTCTGTTCGTGGTACGAGTGGAAGACGTGTTGGGCGTCCGGCTCCGTGGCGACCAGCTTGAGCCGGTCCGTGGTGGGTCGGTCGGGGGAAATCACCCCGGCGAAGGTGACGCCCCGCTCCCGGAGCAGGCCCGACAGGCGCTCGCCGGCGGAATCGTCGCCCAGGACGCCGACCACGGTCACCCTCCCCCCCAGGGCGGCCGCGTTGACCGCCACGTTGGTCGCCTGCCCCGGGGCAAAGACCCGCTCCCTCTCGTCGAGGCAGGCCACCGGGGCTTCCCGGGCGATGGCGCCGACCGGCCCGTAGCGGTACTCGTCCAGGCACGGGTCGCCGACGACCAGGACCTCGCGTCCGGCGATTTTCGCGAGCAA
The bacterium genome window above contains:
- a CDS encoding PfkB family carbohydrate kinase, coding for MSEMPSPPERLLAKIAGREVLVVGDPCLDEYRYGPVGAIAREAPVACLDERERVFAPGQATNVAVNAAALGGRVTVVGVLGDDSAGERLSGLLRERGVTFAGVISPDRPTTDRLKLVATEPDAQHVFHSYHEQRSPLDRDTAGRLLEAVRERLPRSDAVVVSDYSNGAVFPEMIALVRESGRPWAGDTRNPLENLAGATCLKPNAREVRLWGSTVGSEGSDWGALCDRCRRELGLLWLCLTLGDDGLELYHDGGVEKTTALCPRHLVRDHTGAGDTVTAALGLALAAGLTPAETTALASWAAADVVAQTGTSVPRVFHR